The stretch of DNA TAGCAGGGAGGCTTTCTGATATGGGAGGCGAAATGCTCGTTGATGCAATTTCTTTGATTGAAGAGGGAAAAGCAGAAAGAATAAAGCAAAGTGGAATTTCAACATTTGCTTCAAAGATAAAGGAGGTTATTGAGCTTGACTTTAAGGAGGAAAACAGGAAGATTTTTAATCTTATAAGGGGTGTTTCAAAGGATCCTGGTGTTTGGACAATGCTTTACAATGAAAAAATAAAGGTATTAAAGGCGCGTTTAAGTGAAATTGAAGGGGATGCAGGAAAAATACTTGGAAAAGAGGATAAAGGGATAATTATAGGTTGTGGCAAAGGCTCAATTATTCTTGATTTGCTACAAAAGGAGGGGAAAAAACCTATCTCTGGACAGGAATTCCTTTGTGGGATTAAGGGGAAAACATCTCATCTGCTACGCAGACACCCCTTTAAAAGAGGGGAATAAGAGGAAATGAAAAGATTAAGGCATTGTTTAGAGTTTTTGGGTTTAAAAATTTTAATAGGGATTCTTTCTTTCCTTCCTAAAGAAATAGATTATTGGATAGGAGGCGTGCTTGGAAATATTCTATATCTTTGCCTGCCAAAAATTAGAAATAGGGCAATAAATAACCTTAATAATGCTTTCTCTGATAAAGATAAAAATTGGATTAAAAAAATAGCAAAAAACACATATAGAAACTTTGGAAAGAGGATTATTGAGTTTATTATTCTTCCTAAAATAAAGGATGAAATTATAAGCACAACCGAGATTTCAGGATTGGAATATCTTGAAGAGATTAAAAAAGGCGGGGTAATTCTAACAGCCCATATTGGAAGCTGGCATGTAATGGGAGTTGTCCTCTCTAAAAAGGTCTCTACCCTTTATAACATAATCAGGCTACAGAGAAATAAAATGGTTGGTTTGCTTATAAAAAGGCAATTAGAGATATTAGGGATGGAGGTTATTATGGAATCTGACCTTAAAGGGACAATAAGTGCTTTAAGGAGGGGTAAGCTTGTTGAGTTTTTATGGGATCAGGATGCAGGAAAATCTGGGATTTTTTGTGAATTTTTTAAAAGACCTGCCTCTACATCGCCTGGCCCTATTATCCTTAGCATCAGAACAAATACACCAATATTCTTTATCATTGATGTTTTAGAAAATAATAAACACAAGGTGATAATAGAAAAGCCTATTTATCCTTTAAGAAAAGAAAAGATAGAAAACATTGCCCAAACCCTAACAGAATATCTTGAAGGCTATATTAGAAAATACCCAGACCAATGGCTCTGGCTACATAACCGCTGGGAAACAAAGCCAAAATGATTACCTTTATTTTTGGTGGAATAAGGAGTGGAAAGAGCAAGTTTGCTAATTCTCTTGCAGAAAAATATAGTAATGTTTCCTACATAGCAACCTCTATTTTTTATGATGATGAAATGAAAAAAAGGATTGAGATTCATAGAAAGATGAGGCCAGATAGCTGGAAGGTTATTGAAGAGGGGAAGGATTTAACAGGTGTTTTAAAAAACCTTTCTTGCGAGCTTTGTATCATAGATTGCTTTGGGATGTTTGTTTCAAATCTCCTTATAGATAACCTCTCTGATTTTGACATTGAGATAAAAATAAAAGAGTTTGCACAGCAAATCAAAGAGGCAAAATTTAACTGCATAATTGTCTCAAACGATGTAGGGGGTAGCGTTGTTTCTGAAAATGAATTGGCAAGAAGGTTTGTTGACCTCATCGGCTTTGGAAATCAAATTCTAGCTTCTATTTCAGACAATGTTTTTCTTATGAACGCAGGAATTCCACAAGCAATAAAATCATTCATACCTTAATGCATCCACTGGTTTAAGGCGAGCCGCAACATAAGCAGGATATACGCCAAAGAATATGCCTACAAGGCAGGAAAAGAAAAAACCCAGGATAATAGGGAAGGCTGATAAAGAAAGGTCTATATGAAACATTTTGGTAACTAAAAGAATTACGCTAATGCCACTTCCTACGCCAATACAGCCTCCTATTAAACAGAGGATAACAGCTTCTATCAAGAATTGCCATAGAATATCGTAATCATTAGCGCCAATTGCCTTTCTTATGCCAATTTCCCTTGTTCTTTCCTTTACCGCAACCAGCATCATATTCATTATTCCAATGCCACCAACAAGGAGGGAGATAGCGGCAATGCTACCAATAACAATGGAGATTACTTTGGTAACCGAGCCTAAAATTTCAATCATCTCATCCAGGGTGTGGACATCCCATACCTTTCTTCCTCCGAATAGCTTTTTTATATAATCAGATACCCTATCCTTAACCAAAGAGGTTGAAACGCCATCTTTTGCCTTAATGAACATCATATATATCTCAGAAGCTCCCAGAAGCCTCTTTGCTGATGTATCAGGAATCATTATTGCATTGTTAGGATCCATTGGTCCTAGGCTTACCTTAAAGCCCAATAATCCAATTATTTTAAAATATGTCCCCTCTATTTCTATTT from bacterium encodes:
- the cobU gene encoding bifunctional adenosylcobinamide kinase/adenosylcobinamide-phosphate guanylyltransferase, yielding MITFIFGGIRSGKSKFANSLAEKYSNVSYIATSIFYDDEMKKRIEIHRKMRPDSWKVIEEGKDLTGVLKNLSCELCIIDCFGMFVSNLLIDNLSDFDIEIKIKEFAQQIKEAKFNCIIVSNDVGGSVVSENELARRFVDLIGFGNQILASISDNVFLMNAGIPQAIKSFIP
- a CDS encoding ABC transporter permease; the protein is MFRDYLLFALNSFRQYKLRCSLSMLGVAIGTFSIVAILSIGEGGKKLIIGLVTGSGTNLIAAHNDQMMETRPDKFAYLSENDIEKIKRKIPGIDDIAHTYFLSTPMKVRGESKLITVGGIPANWFKVRGLELVVKGRKFTEKEIRTSQKVCLIGQELFKSLFGEEESLDKEIEIEGTYFKIIGLLGFKVSLGPMDPNNAIMIPDTSAKRLLGASEIYMMFIKAKDGVSTSLVKDRVSDYIKKLFGGRKVWDVHTLDEMIEILGSVTKVISIVIGSIAAISLLVGGIGIMNMMLVAVKERTREIGIRKAIGANDYDILWQFLIEAVILCLIGGCIGVGSGISVILLVTKMFHIDLSLSAFPIILGFFFSCLVGIFFGVYPAYVAARLKPVDALRYE